From the genome of Geothrix sp. 21YS21S-4, one region includes:
- the rph gene encoding ribonuclease PH, translating into MRRADELRPFGVEKGVQVHAAGSCVVRLGRTHVLCAASLEEKVPGWMKGRGTGWLTAEYGMLPAATNTRSDREAARGKQQGRTVEIQRLVGRSLRQAVDLAALGERTLTVDCDVLNADGGTRCAAITGAWVAVALALRARGLEGALVRQVAAVSAGVVESGDGRRGLILDLEYEEDHRAAVDCNLVAARPTAGGELELVELQGTGEGRSFTRAEAAGLIDLGLAGCAALMEAQRAVLA; encoded by the coding sequence ATGCGCCGCGCCGATGAACTGCGTCCCTTCGGGGTGGAGAAAGGCGTGCAGGTCCACGCCGCGGGTTCCTGCGTGGTGCGGTTGGGCCGGACGCACGTCCTGTGCGCCGCCAGCCTCGAGGAGAAAGTACCCGGCTGGATGAAGGGGCGCGGCACAGGCTGGCTCACCGCCGAATACGGGATGCTGCCGGCGGCGACCAACACGCGGTCCGACCGCGAAGCGGCGCGCGGGAAGCAGCAGGGGCGCACCGTGGAGATCCAGCGGCTGGTGGGGCGGAGTCTCCGCCAGGCCGTGGACCTCGCCGCCCTGGGCGAGCGGACCCTCACCGTGGATTGCGACGTCCTGAACGCCGATGGCGGCACCCGCTGCGCGGCCATCACGGGCGCGTGGGTGGCGGTGGCCTTGGCGCTTCGGGCCCGCGGCCTGGAGGGCGCCCTCGTCCGCCAGGTGGCGGCCGTCAGCGCGGGCGTGGTGGAGTCCGGCGACGGCCGCCGGGGGCTGATCCTCGACCTGGAGTACGAGGAGGACCACCGGGCCGCCGTGGACTGCAACCTCGTGGCCGCGCGACCGACGGCGGGCGGCGAGCTGGAGCTGGTGGAGCTGCAGGGCACCGGCGAGGGGCGCTCCTTCACCCGCGCCGAAGCCGCGGGGCTGATCGACCTGGGACTGGCGGGCTGCGCGGCCCTAATGGAGGCGCAGCGGGCGGTCCTCGCATGA
- a CDS encoding RpiB/LacA/LacB family sugar-phosphate isomerase, which produces MRIGFASDHAGFDLKERLKAWAVEQGHEAVDFGTDGPASVDYPDFAHRAAEGRDRWERLVLVCGSGIGISIAANRHAGIRCALVTSPEHAALARQHNDANAIAFGQRLTDPLKAEYYLKTFLETPFEGGRHQGRVEKIEPEGRR; this is translated from the coding sequence ATGCGAATCGGATTTGCGAGCGATCATGCGGGATTCGACCTGAAAGAACGGCTCAAAGCCTGGGCAGTGGAGCAGGGACACGAGGCGGTGGATTTCGGGACGGACGGCCCTGCGTCGGTGGACTATCCGGATTTCGCGCACCGGGCGGCGGAAGGAAGGGATCGGTGGGAGCGCCTGGTGCTGGTCTGCGGGTCCGGAATCGGGATCAGCATCGCGGCCAACCGCCATGCCGGCATCCGCTGCGCCCTGGTGACCTCCCCTGAGCACGCGGCACTGGCGCGGCAGCACAATGACGCGAACGCCATCGCTTTCGGCCAGCGGCTGACGGATCCGCTCAAGGCGGAATACTACCTCAAAACGTTCCTGGAAACACCTTTTGAAGGCGGAAGGCACCAGGGGCGGGTGGAGAAGATCGAGCCCGAAGGCCGCCGCTGA
- a CDS encoding DEAD/DEAH box helicase — translation MLNPFLQYRPQDRGFLLCMPEAVGPSDWTRALRSLPGELQGRERLTPAKAQIFLADGALVEMHAVPLRWQRAYPWLSSLALRPGNAGPTLRYWATALRLLQSLVVRGALLPQLDTRTNPWKARWGVSLTSPADRAALRQLTLATPPAAVAFPENDVWAFTKTLALGDLDAFDIEDELAIPPTADAVVTAFLEDGADFVMRFVAGGLRAGEDPRLGLVHRLRGHKRDRLPWDERLMVALSHQLPEFPTIGITERTLGEQLAQWSEGARPQWVRPSLRLEAPPVPTADRAVQDADRLAEEGWILKVGLETEAGASLGVAQLWEPSTEPEVLQARQALLRGLARAVPFFPAVERALSGQRPEDLVLRPTEAWSFLTRGAAQLKEAGFLVHIPEGLADFGGAKRLRAKVRLGARNVEDAEPLAQVGLEGSVSADWSLMLGDDALSVEDFAQMASLKHPLVAWKGKWVALDPETLKQISAVIQASRGAGFESMTKGEALAAALTGTARIPGVSEAIEVEVAGDFGAALEDLKVLPDKPITQPASFQGQLRPYQLRGLAWLEGLSRLGLGGILADDMGLGKTIQVLALLLHRQEQSPKQGPATLLVCPTSLLGNWERELAKFAPTLPVFVHHGNNRDRLPAAFKPHTLVLTTYGVVRREEESFGSRPWGMVVVDEAQAIKNAGSAQAKAVRRLRGGFRLALTGTPIENRLTELWAILTAALPGYLGSESQFKERFAAPIEKYRDPDAAAELRQRIGPFILRRLKSDKAIIQDLPEKQEMKVFTTLSREQAELYQYRVAQMDEELDAATGIERRGRILALLTHLKQICNHPSQFLKAQGPYRGRSGKLDRLTEMLEEVVEAGERALVFTQFKEMGDRLQVHLQEALGFEPPFLHGGTSREGRDELVRSFQEDADSSPVLLLSLKAGGVGLNLTAATHVFHFDRWWNPAVEDQATDRTYRIGQTKNVQVHKLITIGTLEEKIDALLESKRDLADRVVGTGEGWLTELDDDALRRLVALDPDAELLDPDEGNGEESVRPVRRRKEVEP, via the coding sequence ATGCTGAATCCCTTCCTCCAGTACCGACCCCAGGATCGCGGTTTCCTCCTGTGCATGCCCGAGGCGGTCGGGCCCTCCGATTGGACCCGCGCCCTCCGCAGCCTGCCCGGCGAACTCCAGGGGCGGGAGCGCCTGACGCCCGCCAAGGCCCAGATCTTCCTGGCGGACGGCGCCCTGGTGGAAATGCACGCGGTGCCCCTCCGTTGGCAGCGCGCCTACCCCTGGCTGTCCTCCCTGGCGCTCCGCCCCGGGAACGCGGGGCCGACGCTCCGCTACTGGGCCACGGCGCTGCGCCTCCTCCAGTCGCTGGTGGTGCGCGGCGCGCTCCTGCCGCAGCTCGACACGCGCACCAACCCCTGGAAGGCCCGCTGGGGCGTCAGCCTCACCAGCCCCGCCGACCGCGCCGCCCTCCGCCAGCTGACGCTGGCCACGCCCCCGGCGGCTGTGGCCTTTCCCGAGAACGACGTCTGGGCCTTCACCAAGACCCTGGCCCTGGGGGATCTGGACGCCTTCGACATCGAGGATGAACTGGCCATTCCCCCCACGGCGGATGCGGTGGTCACCGCCTTCCTGGAGGACGGCGCCGATTTCGTGATGCGGTTCGTGGCGGGCGGCCTGCGGGCGGGCGAGGATCCCCGCCTGGGGCTGGTGCACCGCCTGCGCGGCCACAAGCGGGACCGCCTCCCCTGGGACGAGCGCCTGATGGTGGCGCTGTCGCATCAGCTTCCCGAATTCCCCACCATCGGAATCACGGAGCGCACCCTGGGCGAGCAGCTCGCCCAGTGGAGCGAGGGCGCGCGGCCCCAGTGGGTGCGCCCCAGCCTCCGCCTGGAGGCCCCGCCCGTCCCCACCGCCGACCGCGCCGTCCAGGACGCGGATCGCCTGGCGGAAGAGGGCTGGATCCTCAAGGTGGGCCTGGAAACCGAAGCCGGCGCCAGCCTGGGCGTGGCCCAGCTGTGGGAACCCTCCACCGAGCCGGAGGTCCTCCAGGCCCGCCAGGCGCTGCTTCGCGGCCTCGCCCGCGCCGTGCCCTTCTTCCCCGCCGTGGAGCGGGCCCTCTCCGGCCAGCGGCCAGAAGATCTCGTCCTCCGCCCGACGGAGGCGTGGAGCTTCCTCACCCGCGGCGCCGCCCAGTTGAAGGAAGCGGGCTTCCTCGTCCACATCCCCGAGGGCCTGGCCGATTTCGGCGGGGCCAAGCGCCTGCGCGCCAAGGTGCGCCTGGGCGCCCGCAACGTGGAGGACGCCGAACCCCTGGCCCAGGTCGGACTGGAGGGCAGCGTCAGCGCCGACTGGTCGCTGATGCTGGGCGACGACGCGCTCAGCGTCGAGGACTTCGCCCAGATGGCGAGCCTCAAGCACCCGCTGGTGGCCTGGAAGGGCAAGTGGGTCGCCCTCGACCCCGAGACCCTCAAGCAGATCTCGGCCGTCATCCAGGCCAGCCGCGGCGCGGGATTCGAGAGCATGACCAAGGGCGAGGCCCTGGCCGCCGCCCTCACCGGCACCGCGCGGATCCCCGGCGTCAGCGAGGCCATCGAGGTGGAAGTGGCCGGCGATTTCGGCGCCGCCCTGGAAGACCTCAAGGTCCTCCCGGACAAGCCCATCACCCAGCCCGCCAGCTTCCAGGGCCAGCTGCGCCCCTACCAGCTCCGCGGGCTCGCGTGGCTGGAGGGCCTGTCGCGCCTGGGCCTGGGCGGCATCCTGGCCGACGACATGGGCCTGGGCAAGACCATCCAGGTGCTGGCGCTCCTCCTTCACCGCCAGGAGCAGAGCCCCAAGCAGGGGCCCGCGACGCTGCTGGTGTGCCCCACGTCCCTGCTGGGCAACTGGGAGCGGGAGCTGGCCAAGTTCGCGCCGACGCTGCCGGTCTTCGTCCATCACGGAAACAACCGCGATCGCCTGCCCGCCGCGTTCAAGCCCCACACCCTGGTGTTGACCACCTACGGCGTGGTGCGGCGGGAGGAGGAATCCTTCGGGTCGCGGCCCTGGGGCATGGTCGTCGTGGACGAGGCCCAGGCCATCAAGAACGCGGGATCGGCCCAGGCCAAGGCCGTGCGGCGCCTGCGCGGCGGATTCCGCCTGGCGCTGACGGGCACGCCCATCGAGAACCGGCTGACGGAGCTGTGGGCCATCCTCACCGCCGCCCTGCCCGGCTACCTGGGGAGCGAATCCCAGTTCAAGGAGCGGTTCGCGGCGCCCATCGAGAAGTACCGCGATCCGGACGCCGCGGCGGAACTGCGCCAGCGGATCGGCCCCTTCATCCTCCGCCGTTTGAAGAGCGACAAGGCCATCATCCAGGACCTGCCCGAGAAGCAGGAGATGAAGGTCTTCACCACCCTCAGCCGCGAGCAGGCCGAGCTGTACCAGTACCGCGTCGCCCAGATGGACGAGGAGCTGGACGCCGCCACGGGGATCGAGCGCCGGGGCCGCATCCTGGCGCTGCTCACCCACCTCAAGCAGATCTGCAACCACCCCAGCCAGTTCCTCAAGGCCCAGGGCCCCTACCGCGGGCGCAGCGGCAAGCTGGACCGCCTCACGGAGATGCTGGAGGAAGTGGTCGAGGCCGGGGAGCGGGCGCTGGTCTTCACGCAGTTCAAGGAGATGGGCGACCGCCTGCAGGTCCACCTCCAGGAGGCCCTGGGCTTCGAGCCCCCCTTCCTCCACGGCGGCACCTCGCGGGAGGGCCGCGACGAGCTGGTGCGCAGCTTCCAGGAGGACGCGGATTCCTCGCCCGTCCTGCTGCTCAGCCTGAAGGCCGGGGGCGTGGGTCTGAACCTCACCGCCGCCACCCACGTCTTCCACTTTGACCGCTGGTGGAACCCCGCGGTGGAGGACCAGGCCACGGACCGCACCTACCGCATCGGGCAGACGAAGAACGTCCAGGTCCACAAGCTGATCACCATCGGCACGCTGGAGGAGAAGATCGACGCCCTGCTGGAATCCAAGCGCGACCTCGCGGATCGCGTGGTGGGCACGGGCGAAGGCTGGCTCACCGAACTGGATGACGACGCCCTCCGCCGCCTGGTGGCGCTGGATCCGGACGCCGAACTGCTCGATCCCGACGAGGGGAACGGCGAGGAATCCGTCCGGCCCGTCCGCCGCCGCAAGGAGGTGGAGCCATGA
- a CDS encoding SWIM zinc finger family protein, which translates to MSHADRFGATWWGRLWIQGLERLGDDYENRLPRGKKYAEDGHVSHFNVQPGEIQARVHGRKTYNVTLGLPALTSAQWEKALARIAQESRFVASLLTGEMPQGLDETFREAGASLYPRVPKELQTHCDCPDWANPCKHVAAVCYVMAEALDRDPWLLFDLRGKSRDEVMKALQAALDAAAVAAPKKRGRPPKKKLTVVDLLRREHDQPERWQRLDDDAYDALPAALPEVGIPRMIPPDPSVFTQLGPLPHARIETSLCLAALMHRTAQWVLQQIEEGPRGLDGEGDEAEADFEQPASPFDAPMTPAPRPGRNWRHKKRRWGKKSGQ; encoded by the coding sequence ATGAGCCACGCCGACCGCTTCGGCGCCACGTGGTGGGGCCGCCTCTGGATCCAGGGCCTGGAGCGCCTGGGCGACGACTACGAGAATCGCCTTCCCCGCGGGAAGAAGTACGCCGAGGACGGCCACGTCTCCCACTTCAACGTCCAGCCCGGCGAGATCCAGGCCCGGGTCCACGGCCGCAAGACCTACAACGTGACCCTCGGCCTGCCCGCCCTGACCTCTGCCCAGTGGGAGAAGGCGCTGGCCCGCATCGCCCAGGAGAGCCGGTTCGTGGCCTCCCTCCTGACCGGCGAGATGCCCCAGGGGTTGGACGAGACCTTCCGCGAAGCGGGCGCCAGCCTCTATCCGCGCGTTCCCAAGGAACTCCAGACCCACTGCGACTGCCCCGATTGGGCCAACCCCTGCAAGCACGTGGCCGCTGTGTGCTACGTGATGGCCGAGGCCCTCGACCGCGATCCCTGGCTGCTGTTCGACCTGCGGGGAAAGAGCCGGGACGAGGTGATGAAGGCCCTCCAGGCCGCCCTCGACGCCGCCGCCGTGGCCGCCCCCAAGAAGCGGGGCCGTCCTCCCAAGAAGAAGCTGACCGTCGTGGATCTGCTGCGGCGGGAGCACGATCAGCCGGAGCGCTGGCAGCGGCTGGACGACGACGCCTACGATGCCCTTCCGGCGGCCCTTCCCGAGGTGGGCATTCCGCGGATGATCCCGCCCGATCCCTCCGTGTTCACCCAGCTGGGACCCCTGCCCCACGCCCGCATCGAGACCAGCCTGTGCTTGGCCGCGCTCATGCACCGGACGGCCCAGTGGGTGCTCCAGCAGATCGAGGAGGGGCCGCGCGGCCTGGACGGCGAAGGCGACGAGGCCGAAGCCGATTTCGAGCAGCCCGCCTCCCCCTTCGACGCGCCCATGACCCCCGCCCCGCGGCCCGGCCGCAACTGGCGCCACAAGAAGCGCCGCTGGGGGAAAAAGAGCGGCCAGTGA
- a CDS encoding Rid family detoxifying hydrolase, producing the protein MRTIATPNAPAAIGPYSQAQISGGHLFTAGQIPLVPETMEMVTGSIEAQTEQVMKNLAAVLAAANTGWDRVVKTTVFLTDMADFGAFNAVYEKALGTAKPARSTVQVAGLPRGAKVEVELIAEV; encoded by the coding sequence ATGCGCACCATCGCCACCCCGAACGCCCCCGCCGCCATCGGCCCCTACAGCCAGGCCCAGATCTCCGGCGGCCACCTGTTCACCGCCGGGCAGATCCCCCTGGTGCCCGAGACCATGGAGATGGTGACGGGCTCCATCGAGGCCCAGACCGAGCAGGTCATGAAGAACCTCGCCGCCGTCCTCGCCGCCGCCAACACCGGCTGGGACCGCGTCGTGAAGACCACCGTCTTCCTCACCGACATGGCCGATTTCGGCGCCTTCAACGCCGTCTACGAAAAGGCCCTCGGCACCGCCAAGCCCGCCCGCAGCACCGTCCAGGTGGCCGGCCTCCCCCGCGGTGCGAAGGTGGAAGTGGAGCTCATCGCCGAGGTGTGA
- a CDS encoding RHS repeat-associated core domain-containing protein, whose protein sequence is MLTNAAGTVIGRQKSLPFGERMLGSGEKSFRRFTNHEDGTQLPIYMQARMYLPTYGRFAQVDPAYDHSDDGLNLYSYVSNQPITQTDPDGMREGTGNSHTPLVLDAQYGQEGWITWFEDPMSLSGGSTNRNSAFTMGNPFGLWTSENTAAGSTAVQPAQTGEGGGRYGMLMSTLLGMTGGEGTQHLSQATLKELGLPTSLEVTAVQLVAAVLAQEFRGEGPAAVQAGAIAFVNRMIEAQNGANWGQKDGVSQPGLQNNLMLQLISAPNQFTALAINPGRIGKILAGTVDSPEYSYAVQKLGSYNDRKTTLTRFRQIWNGASMLYDIGGRDQWRSNGPKHQLRDNSLIIGHTDFFNED, encoded by the coding sequence GTGCTGACGAACGCGGCCGGGACGGTGATTGGACGACAGAAGAGCCTGCCGTTTGGGGAGCGGATGCTCGGGTCAGGGGAAAAGAGCTTCCGCCGGTTCACGAACCATGAGGACGGAACGCAACTACCGATCTACATGCAGGCGCGGATGTACCTGCCGACGTACGGACGCTTCGCTCAGGTGGACCCGGCGTACGATCACAGCGACGACGGACTGAACCTCTACAGCTACGTGTCGAACCAGCCCATCACTCAGACCGATCCGGATGGGATGAGGGAGGGGACCGGAAACTCCCATACCCCGTTGGTTCTGGATGCGCAGTATGGTCAGGAGGGCTGGATAACCTGGTTTGAAGATCCAATGAGTTTGTCGGGGGGAAGCACCAATCGCAATTCAGCATTCACCATGGGCAACCCTTTTGGATTGTGGACTTCGGAAAATACTGCCGCAGGATCGACCGCCGTCCAACCCGCCCAAACAGGTGAAGGTGGGGGACGCTACGGAATGCTGATGAGTACTCTGCTCGGTATGACCGGCGGAGAGGGCACACAGCATCTTTCGCAAGCTACGTTAAAGGAATTGGGCCTTCCAACTTCTCTCGAAGTTACAGCTGTCCAACTGGTAGCCGCCGTGTTGGCCCAGGAGTTCCGAGGCGAAGGTCCTGCGGCAGTTCAAGCTGGAGCCATCGCGTTTGTTAATCGAATGATCGAAGCTCAAAACGGAGCAAATTGGGGCCAGAAGGATGGAGTCTCCCAGCCCGGATTGCAAAACAATCTGATGCTTCAGTTGATTAGTGCCCCAAATCAGTTCACAGCCTTGGCTATCAATCCCGGTCGTATCGGTAAGATCCTCGCGGGGACGGTCGATAGCCCTGAGTATTCATACGCTGTGCAAAAGCTAGGGAGCTATAACGACAGAAAGACGACTCTCACTAGATTCCGCCAGATATGGAATGGAGCCTCAATGCTCTACGATATAGGTGGGAGAGATCAATGGCGATCAAATGGGCCAAAGCATCAGCTCAGAGATAACTCATTGATCATTGGCCACACGGATTTCTTTAATGAGGACTAG